In one Drosophila albomicans strain 15112-1751.03 chromosome X, ASM965048v2, whole genome shotgun sequence genomic region, the following are encoded:
- the LOC117578381 gene encoding poly(A) RNA polymerase gld-2 homolog B isoform X1 codes for MYTTRAEMKIFATSVVVGSAADGVAATPTTTTTTTAQQQHQQQHQQQQQQQRDYRCGAQVKFNKYNNNNKTANILRQAKYNNNNNSSNNNNNNSSGDNKNVKRQQQQQHLHYNNNNVHNFTRKKYYGNNNNNNNNNNNNNNGYNCNQQQQQQSPYYQQQHQHAASAATPKLSNSNSSNNNNNSTIKNQNITDENNCKQSNDSNNNNNINKNNNNHNSNSKSNSSDSNNNNCNTKQQLKQLNNNSNNVKKHNSLSSTSESCASSSSYYHSCSESSSTLQTSATSSNNSCNGSSSNINSSNHHEEEQRQQQQQLQSTPPTLETTTAATAKQTPSSTIGGQSDSSSSNNNNSGSKTQRTRQQPLCFWKTSYPQQPTLQQKEQQLEAALATQKETELAIAAAAAAAAATAAAATPHTTEQQPHYYQYYYSQPKQLTIASFLQKELLPEADKATKQQQQSQQQQQQQQSQQQHHQQQQQQQSGGYQPRYRSNANYNYNNGYQQQSHGHHAAHGQQQQQQQHHNNHRHNTHFRYNKKVHYGSNNNNNSSNNNNNNNHSNNAAATGATGQKSFEIWPSNSYNASHRRMQHGNVAGGSGNNGYAVAGKNEYYQQLQQHPHSYHLVHGKEHQNFHNLTYVNMDVPPPPIITTAAATPATVAATTPMVAGMTKLPSLLAVSPTPSSSTTVTTTSEGATVATVTGNNIFLQPVPTMQLLGPGMLSPVALSPDAVATTPSNMISCAQLDEAITAAAANNTSNISNNSGSCDSSNKSLELPTLMPIPSPGYAALPFMLQPQQQQQQQQQQQLLFQNNKQQQQQQPQQLFVGFGDGYSNPAAWGHANSTCYSTAQYGPNPNNNRMPMHRAVSPALSNCSMASDVQSQWSNRSHLTPTEQMLSVSPTPTVAAPGQQLSPHQLASSPLMGNMNGLHAMMPFSLPQPPAHNLPAYPHYCGPNCGCNGNASWTPAWYELILPPDRYLDHARNVELSVQPEQLLRHCKYDNLSLDIWKRFRGAQQTHAKFKLKMRLWRYLFIWINICFQQPMFSRFRICLVGSTITGFGTDSSDIDMCLLPEQPTHQHQQHHYHNELRAEALMTLNLFHSVLKEMEAFHDFNLIEARVPILRFKDRTNGIEVDLNYNNCVGIKNTYLLQLYAQLDWRTRPLVVIVKLWAQYHDINDAKRMTVSSYSLVLMVLHYLQFGCVPHVLPCLQTLYPEKFNLGQQDCLDLDLIEPIEPYQTHNTQTLGEHLLGFFKYYSNFDFRNNAISIRTGGILPVTTCRLAKSPKNDIHQWKELNIEEPFDLSNTARSVYDFATFERVKATFVHSARRLEHTLDLASIFTPIHHQTQRMAMHQPALHLHSQSHPTTYAQHPHQHLLHTRNAASTTAATAAASTAAKMIPAGGSLPTPATNLV; via the exons ATGTACACGACCAGGGCTGAAATGAAAATCTTTGCCACGAGTGTTGTTGTAGGCAGCGCGGCAGACGGCGTGGCTGCAAcgccaacgacgacaacaacaacaacagcccagcagcagcaccaacaacaacatcagcaacaacaacaacaacaacgcgatTATCGTTGTGGTGCTCAAGTgaagtttaataaatacaacaacaataacaaaactgcTAATATTTTGCGACAAGcgaaatataacaacaacaacaacagcagtaacaacaacaacaacaatagcagcggcgataataaaaatgtcaagcgtcagcaacagcaacaacatttacactacaacaacaacaatgtccATAATTTTACGCGCAAGAAATAttatggcaacaacaacaacaacaacaacaacaataataataacaataatggcTATAACTgcaatcaacaacagcagcaacagtcgccgtattaccagcaacaacatcaacacgcggcatcagcagcaacaccaaagCTTTCTAATAGCAatagtagcaacaacaacaataatagcacgatcaaaaatcaaaatattactGACGAGAACAATTGCAAGCAGAGCAATGacagtaataacaacaacaatatcaataaaaataacaacaaccacaacagtaatagcaagagcaacagcagcgatagcaacaacaacaattgcaacacaaaacagcagctgaaacagttgaacaacaacagcaacaacgttaAGAAACACAACTCGCTGTCATCCACCAGCGAATCCTGCGCCTCTTCATCCTCATATTACCACAGCTGTTCCGAGTCATCGTCGACATTGCAAACGTCAGCAACTAGCAGCAACAATAGttgcaacggcagcagcagcaacatcaacagcagcaatcatCATGAGGAggaacagcgacagcaacaacaacaattgcagagCACGCCGCCAACATTGgaaacgacaacagcagcaacagcaaagcaaacaccATCAAGCACAATCGGTGGACAGTCggacagcagtagcagcaacaacaacaacagcggcagcaagaCTCAAAGGACACGACAGCAACCGTTGTGTTTCTGGAAGACGAGCTATCCACAGCAGCCCACATTGCAGCAGAAAGAA cagcagttggaggCGGCGCTGGCCACACAAAAAGAAACTGAGCtggcaattgcagcagcagccgccgctgcggcggcaacagcggcagcagcaacaccacaCACAACCGAACAGCAGCCGCATTACTATCAGTATTATTATTCGCAACCGAAACAATTGACGATTGCATCGTTTCTGCAAAAGGAATTGTTGCCTGAAGCGGACAAGGCAaccaagcaacagcagcaatcacaacagcaacagcagcagcagcagtcacaacaacagcatcatcaacagcagcagcagcagcaatcaggCGGTTATCAGCCACGTTACCGAAGCAATgccaattacaattacaacaatGGCTATCAGCAACAGTCGCATGGACATCATGCTGCCCacgggcagcagcaacagcagcagcaacatcataaTAATCACAGGCACAACACGCATTTTaggtacaacaaaaaagtgcattacggtagcaacaacaacaacaacagcagcaataacaacaacaataacaaccatAGCAACAACGCTGCTGCAACAGGAGCTACAGGACAAAAGTCCTTTGAGATTTGGCCATCGAACAGTTACAATGCTTCGCATCGACGTATGCAACATGGCAATGTTGCTGGCGGCAGTGGGAACAATGGCTATGCTGTTGCTGGCAAAAACGAATACtatcagcagctgcaacagcatcCGCATTCATATCACTTGGTGCATGGCAAAGAGCATCAGAACTTTCACAATCTCACCTATGTGAATATGGATGTGCCGCCGCCACCAAtcataacaacagcagcagcaacgccagcaacagtagcagcgACAACACCAATGGTTGCTGGCATGACAAAGTTGCCATCGCTGTTGGCTGTTTCGCCAACGCCATCGTCatcaacaacagtaacaaccaCAAGTGAAGgagcaacagtagcaacagtTACCGGCAACAACATATTTCTACAGCCGGTGCCAACAATGCAGCTGCTTGGTCCTGGCATGTTATCGCCGGTGGCGCTCTCGCCTGATGCTGTTGCCACGACGCCATCGAATATGATTAGTTGTGCTCAACTCGATGAGGCAATTACCGCAGCAGCGGCCAACAATACGAGCAAcattagcaacaacagcggcagttgcgacagcagcaacaagagcttGGAGCTGCCGACTCTGATGCCAATACCAAGTCCCGGCTATGCTGCGTTGCCATTTATGCtgcagccgcaacagcaacaacagcagcagcagcaacagcaactgttgtttcagaacaacaaacagcagcagcaacagcagccacagcaattgtttgttggctttggCGATGGATACAGCAATCCCGCCGCTTGGGGTCACGCCAATTCGACGTGCTATTCCACAGCACAATATGGACCCAATCCCAACAACAATCGCATGCCAATGCATCGTGCTGTATCGCCCGCCTTGTCCAACTGCTCGATGGCCAGCGATGTTCAGTCTCAATGGAGCAATCGCAGTCA TTTAACGCCAACGGAACAGATGTTGTCCGTCTCGCCAACGCCAACAGTGGCTGCACCTGGGCAGCAATTGTCGCCACATCAACTGGCGAGTTCGCCGCTGATGGGAAACATGAATGGTTTACATGCCATGATGCCATTTAGCCTGCCACAGCCGCCAGCCCACAATTTGCCAGCGTATCCGCATTATTGTGGACCCAATTGTGGCTGCAATGGCAACGCATCTTGGACGCCAGCATGGTATGAGCTGATATTGCCGCCGGATCGCTATTTGGATCATGCACGCAACGTGGAGTTGAGCGTGCAACCGGAGCAATTGTTGCGCCACTGCAAGTACGATAATTTGTCGCTGGACATTTGGAAACGATTTCGGGGCGCTCAACAGACGCATGCCAAGTTCAAGTTAAAGATGCGATTGTGGCGTTATCTCTTTATCTGGATAAAC ATTTGCTTTCAGCAGCCAATGTTTTCACGTTTTCGCATTTGTCTGGTGGGCTCGACCATTACGGGATTTGGAACCGACTCGTCGGACATCGATATGTGCCTGTTGCCGGAGCAGCCAacgcatcagcatcagcaacatcattATCACAACGAACTGCGTGCCGAAGCTCTGATGACTTTGAATCTTTTTCACTCGGTGCTAAAAGAAATGG AAGCCTTTCATGACTTTAATCTGATTGAGGCGCGTGTGCCAATTCTGCGCTTTAAGGATCGCACCAATGGCATTGAGGTTGATCTCAACTACAACAATTGCGTGGGCATCAAGAACACTTATTTGCTGCAATTGTACGCTCAGC TTGATTGGCGAACACGGCCACTGGTTGTAATCGTGAAGTTGTGGGCGCAATATCACGACATAAACGATGCCAAGCGCATGACTGTGTCGAGTTATTCGCTAGTGTTGATGGTGTTGCATTATTTGCAGTTCGGTTGCGTGCCGCATGTGTTGCCCTGCTTGCAGACTCTCTATCCGGAGAAGTTCAATTTGGGGCAACAAGATTGCCTGGATCTCGATCTCATTGAGCCCATTGAGCCGTATCAAACACACAACACGCAAACGTTGGGCGAACATCTACTTGGCTTCTTCAAGTACTACAGCAATTTCGA CTTTCGCAACAATGCAATTTCGATACGCACTGGCGGCATTTTGCCGGTGACAACATGTCGACTGGCAAAGAGTCCCAAGAACGACATACATCAATGGAAGGAGCTGAACATCGAAG AGCCCTTTGATCTGTCAAATACGGCACGCTCTGTATACGATTTCGCTACATTTGAGCGCGTGAAAGCAACATTTGTGCATTCGGCACGTCGCTTGGAGCACACTCTTGATTTGGCCTCCATTTTCACACCGATTCATCATCAAACTCAACGTATGGCCATGCATCAGCCTGCATTGCATCTGCATTCGCAGTCGCATCCAACAACGTATGCTCAGCATCCGCATCAGCATTTGTTGCACACACGCAACGCTGCATCGACGACTGCTGCAACTGCGGCTGCTTCTACTGCTGCCAAAATGATTCCGGCTGGTGGATCATTGCCAACACCAGCCACAAATCTTGTCTAA
- the LOC117578381 gene encoding poly(A) RNA polymerase gld-2 homolog B isoform X3 yields the protein MYTTRAEMKIFATSVVVGSAADGVAATPTTTTTTTAQQQHQQQHQQQQQQQRDYRCGAQVKFNKYNNNNKTANILRQAKYNNNNNSSNNNNNNSSGDNKNVKRQQQQQHLHYNNNNVHNFTRKKYYGNNNNNNNNNNNNNNGYNCNQQQQQQSPYYQQQHQHAASAATPKLSNSNSSNNNNNSTIKNQNITDENNCKQSNDSNNNNNINKNNNNHNSNSKSNSSDSNNNNCNTKQQLKQLNNNSNNVKKHNSLSSTSESCASSSSYYHSCSESSSTLQTSATSSNNSCNGSSSNINSSNHHEEEQRQQQQQLQSTPPTLETTTAATAKQTPSSTIGGQSDSSSSNNNNSGSKTQRTRQQPLCFWKTSYPQQPTLQQKEQQLEAALATQKETELAIAAAAAAAAATAAAATPHTTEQQPHYYQYYYSQPKQLTIASFLQKELLPEADKATKQQQQSQQQQQQQQSQQQHHQQQQQQQSGGYQPRYRSNANYNYNNGYQQQSHGHHAAHGQQQQQQQHHNNHRHNTHFRYNKKVHYGSNNNNNSSNNNNNNNHSNNAAATGATGQKSFEIWPSNSYNASHRRMQHGNVAGGSGNNGYAVAGKNEYYQQLQQHPHSYHLVHGKEHQNFHNLTYVNMDVPPPPIITTAAATPATVAATTPMVAGMTKLPSLLAVSPTPSSSTTVTTTSEGATVATVTGNNIFLQPVPTMQLLGPGMLSPVALSPDAVATTPSNMISCAQLDEAITAAAANNTSNISNNSGSCDSSNKSLELPTLMPIPSPGYAALPFMLQPQQQQQQQQQQQLLFQNNKQQQQQQPQQLFVGFGDGYSNPAAWGHANSTCYSTAQYGPNPNNNRMPMHRAVSPALSNCSMASDVQSQWSNRSHLTPTEQMLSVSPTPTVAAPGQQLSPHQLASSPLMGNMNGLHAMMPFSLPQPPAHNLPAYPHYCGPNCGCNGNASWTPAWYELILPPDRYLDHARNVELSVQPEQLLRHCKYDNLSLDIWKRFRGAQQTHAKFKLKMRLWRYLFIWINQPMFSRFRICLVGSTITGFGTDSSDIDMCLLPEQPTHQHQQHHYHNELRAEALMTLNLFHSVLKEMEAFHDFNLIEARVPILRFKDRTNGIEVDLNYNNCVGIKNTYLLQLYAQLDWRTRPLVVIVKLWAQYHDINDAKRMTVSSYSLVLMVLHYLQFGCVPHVLPCLQTLYPEKFNLGQQDCLDLDLIEPIEPYQTHNTQTLGEHLLGFFKYYSNFDFRNNAISIRTGGILPVTTCRLAKSPKNDIHQWKELNIEEPFDLSNTARSVYDFATFERVKATFVHSARRLEHTLDLASIFTPIHHQTQRMAMHQPALHLHSQSHPTTYAQHPHQHLLHTRNAASTTAATAAASTAAKMIPAGGSLPTPATNLV from the exons ATGTACACGACCAGGGCTGAAATGAAAATCTTTGCCACGAGTGTTGTTGTAGGCAGCGCGGCAGACGGCGTGGCTGCAAcgccaacgacgacaacaacaacaacagcccagcagcagcaccaacaacaacatcagcaacaacaacaacaacaacgcgatTATCGTTGTGGTGCTCAAGTgaagtttaataaatacaacaacaataacaaaactgcTAATATTTTGCGACAAGcgaaatataacaacaacaacaacagcagtaacaacaacaacaacaatagcagcggcgataataaaaatgtcaagcgtcagcaacagcaacaacatttacactacaacaacaacaatgtccATAATTTTACGCGCAAGAAATAttatggcaacaacaacaacaacaacaacaacaataataataacaataatggcTATAACTgcaatcaacaacagcagcaacagtcgccgtattaccagcaacaacatcaacacgcggcatcagcagcaacaccaaagCTTTCTAATAGCAatagtagcaacaacaacaataatagcacgatcaaaaatcaaaatattactGACGAGAACAATTGCAAGCAGAGCAATGacagtaataacaacaacaatatcaataaaaataacaacaaccacaacagtaatagcaagagcaacagcagcgatagcaacaacaacaattgcaacacaaaacagcagctgaaacagttgaacaacaacagcaacaacgttaAGAAACACAACTCGCTGTCATCCACCAGCGAATCCTGCGCCTCTTCATCCTCATATTACCACAGCTGTTCCGAGTCATCGTCGACATTGCAAACGTCAGCAACTAGCAGCAACAATAGttgcaacggcagcagcagcaacatcaacagcagcaatcatCATGAGGAggaacagcgacagcaacaacaacaattgcagagCACGCCGCCAACATTGgaaacgacaacagcagcaacagcaaagcaaacaccATCAAGCACAATCGGTGGACAGTCggacagcagtagcagcaacaacaacaacagcggcagcaagaCTCAAAGGACACGACAGCAACCGTTGTGTTTCTGGAAGACGAGCTATCCACAGCAGCCCACATTGCAGCAGAAAGAA cagcagttggaggCGGCGCTGGCCACACAAAAAGAAACTGAGCtggcaattgcagcagcagccgccgctgcggcggcaacagcggcagcagcaacaccacaCACAACCGAACAGCAGCCGCATTACTATCAGTATTATTATTCGCAACCGAAACAATTGACGATTGCATCGTTTCTGCAAAAGGAATTGTTGCCTGAAGCGGACAAGGCAaccaagcaacagcagcaatcacaacagcaacagcagcagcagcagtcacaacaacagcatcatcaacagcagcagcagcagcaatcaggCGGTTATCAGCCACGTTACCGAAGCAATgccaattacaattacaacaatGGCTATCAGCAACAGTCGCATGGACATCATGCTGCCCacgggcagcagcaacagcagcagcaacatcataaTAATCACAGGCACAACACGCATTTTaggtacaacaaaaaagtgcattacggtagcaacaacaacaacaacagcagcaataacaacaacaataacaaccatAGCAACAACGCTGCTGCAACAGGAGCTACAGGACAAAAGTCCTTTGAGATTTGGCCATCGAACAGTTACAATGCTTCGCATCGACGTATGCAACATGGCAATGTTGCTGGCGGCAGTGGGAACAATGGCTATGCTGTTGCTGGCAAAAACGAATACtatcagcagctgcaacagcatcCGCATTCATATCACTTGGTGCATGGCAAAGAGCATCAGAACTTTCACAATCTCACCTATGTGAATATGGATGTGCCGCCGCCACCAAtcataacaacagcagcagcaacgccagcaacagtagcagcgACAACACCAATGGTTGCTGGCATGACAAAGTTGCCATCGCTGTTGGCTGTTTCGCCAACGCCATCGTCatcaacaacagtaacaaccaCAAGTGAAGgagcaacagtagcaacagtTACCGGCAACAACATATTTCTACAGCCGGTGCCAACAATGCAGCTGCTTGGTCCTGGCATGTTATCGCCGGTGGCGCTCTCGCCTGATGCTGTTGCCACGACGCCATCGAATATGATTAGTTGTGCTCAACTCGATGAGGCAATTACCGCAGCAGCGGCCAACAATACGAGCAAcattagcaacaacagcggcagttgcgacagcagcaacaagagcttGGAGCTGCCGACTCTGATGCCAATACCAAGTCCCGGCTATGCTGCGTTGCCATTTATGCtgcagccgcaacagcaacaacagcagcagcagcaacagcaactgttgtttcagaacaacaaacagcagcagcaacagcagccacagcaattgtttgttggctttggCGATGGATACAGCAATCCCGCCGCTTGGGGTCACGCCAATTCGACGTGCTATTCCACAGCACAATATGGACCCAATCCCAACAACAATCGCATGCCAATGCATCGTGCTGTATCGCCCGCCTTGTCCAACTGCTCGATGGCCAGCGATGTTCAGTCTCAATGGAGCAATCGCAGTCA TTTAACGCCAACGGAACAGATGTTGTCCGTCTCGCCAACGCCAACAGTGGCTGCACCTGGGCAGCAATTGTCGCCACATCAACTGGCGAGTTCGCCGCTGATGGGAAACATGAATGGTTTACATGCCATGATGCCATTTAGCCTGCCACAGCCGCCAGCCCACAATTTGCCAGCGTATCCGCATTATTGTGGACCCAATTGTGGCTGCAATGGCAACGCATCTTGGACGCCAGCATGGTATGAGCTGATATTGCCGCCGGATCGCTATTTGGATCATGCACGCAACGTGGAGTTGAGCGTGCAACCGGAGCAATTGTTGCGCCACTGCAAGTACGATAATTTGTCGCTGGACATTTGGAAACGATTTCGGGGCGCTCAACAGACGCATGCCAAGTTCAAGTTAAAGATGCGATTGTGGCGTTATCTCTTTATCTGGATAAAC CAGCCAATGTTTTCACGTTTTCGCATTTGTCTGGTGGGCTCGACCATTACGGGATTTGGAACCGACTCGTCGGACATCGATATGTGCCTGTTGCCGGAGCAGCCAacgcatcagcatcagcaacatcattATCACAACGAACTGCGTGCCGAAGCTCTGATGACTTTGAATCTTTTTCACTCGGTGCTAAAAGAAATGG AAGCCTTTCATGACTTTAATCTGATTGAGGCGCGTGTGCCAATTCTGCGCTTTAAGGATCGCACCAATGGCATTGAGGTTGATCTCAACTACAACAATTGCGTGGGCATCAAGAACACTTATTTGCTGCAATTGTACGCTCAGC TTGATTGGCGAACACGGCCACTGGTTGTAATCGTGAAGTTGTGGGCGCAATATCACGACATAAACGATGCCAAGCGCATGACTGTGTCGAGTTATTCGCTAGTGTTGATGGTGTTGCATTATTTGCAGTTCGGTTGCGTGCCGCATGTGTTGCCCTGCTTGCAGACTCTCTATCCGGAGAAGTTCAATTTGGGGCAACAAGATTGCCTGGATCTCGATCTCATTGAGCCCATTGAGCCGTATCAAACACACAACACGCAAACGTTGGGCGAACATCTACTTGGCTTCTTCAAGTACTACAGCAATTTCGA CTTTCGCAACAATGCAATTTCGATACGCACTGGCGGCATTTTGCCGGTGACAACATGTCGACTGGCAAAGAGTCCCAAGAACGACATACATCAATGGAAGGAGCTGAACATCGAAG AGCCCTTTGATCTGTCAAATACGGCACGCTCTGTATACGATTTCGCTACATTTGAGCGCGTGAAAGCAACATTTGTGCATTCGGCACGTCGCTTGGAGCACACTCTTGATTTGGCCTCCATTTTCACACCGATTCATCATCAAACTCAACGTATGGCCATGCATCAGCCTGCATTGCATCTGCATTCGCAGTCGCATCCAACAACGTATGCTCAGCATCCGCATCAGCATTTGTTGCACACACGCAACGCTGCATCGACGACTGCTGCAACTGCGGCTGCTTCTACTGCTGCCAAAATGATTCCGGCTGGTGGATCATTGCCAACACCAGCCACAAATCTTGTCTAA